One Anastrepha obliqua isolate idAnaObli1 chromosome 6, idAnaObli1_1.0, whole genome shotgun sequence DNA window includes the following coding sequences:
- the LOC129249935 gene encoding probable fatty acid-binding protein has protein sequence MAVWEGKKYKLEKSENFDEYMKELGVGMVLRKMGNSISPTVELKKDGDNYSFTTTSTFKTTTINFKLGEEFDEETLDGRKVKCVFTLDGNKLVQEQKGDKPSTIIREFTNSELVTTLTFNDVKSVRVYKAV, from the coding sequence ATGGCTgtctgggaaggaaagaaatacaaattagaAAAGAGTGAAAACTTCGACGAATACATGAAGGAATTGGGTGTCGGTATGGTTCTACGCAAAATGGGTAACAGTATCAGCCCCACCGTTGAACTGAAGAAGGATGGTGATAATTACTCTTTCACCACTACCTCAACCTTCAAGACAACCACGATCAACTTCAAGCTGGGCGAGGAATTCGATGAAGAGACACTTGATGGTCGCAAAGTGAAGTGCGTCTTCACTCTGGATGGCAacaaattggtgcaagaacAGAAGGGTGACAAACCATCGACCATTATTCGTGAATTCACTAACTCCGAGCTAGTGACTACTCTCACCTTCAACGACGTGAAGTCCGTCAGAGTCTACAAGGCTGTATAA